GCGGGACGATTCGCATCGAAACTGGAGCGCGCCAGGCCATCGCCCAGGTGCTCGCGCTCGAAATCGACCGGCACCGCTTCGAAATGGGCGAGCGGCAGGCGCGCGCCGCTGGCCGCCATGCGCGCGAGCTTGACCGCCTGGGTGGCGGGGTGATCGATCTCGATGATGTTGACGTCGGCGAGCCACGCCGGGCGACGCAGCGCGATGGAATCGAAGCCCGCGCCGAGCAGCACGTACTGGCGACCGCCACGCGCGACGAAAGCCTCGAGTTCGTCGACCGTCATCTGGTCGCGCACCAGGATCCAGCCGTGCACCGGGCGCAGGGCGCCGAGCAGGCCGCGCACTATCGGCCAGTACAGCAGTGGATTGCCGGCCACCGCGCGCCACAGCGGGCTGGTCAACTGCGCCGCATAGGGATCGGCGAATACCAGCGGCGAGTCGTAGCGCAGGTGACAGGCGCGGATCGCGGCGGTCGCTTCGGCGGTGCGGCTGTGGTTGCGGTCGAGCATGACCCCGGTATTCTAGCCACAATCCGGCGGGCCCCAGGTGCGCCGTCACCCGATCGGGCGAGCACCCGCCGCGCGTCGCGAATTCGAGCGCAAGAGCCGGAGTGCGGGGCCCTGTCGGCGCCATCAGAATGCCACCCAGCCGGTCCCAGCAACTCCGCGGACCGCCACTTGGAGCAAGCCAACATGCAGGCATTGAACATCCCCCGCGCCGTGCCAGCCCCGCGTTTTGACGACGATGAAGCGCGCTGGGCAGCGGTCCAGGCGCGCGATGCGCGCGCCGATGACGTGTTCTTCTATTCCGTGCGCACCACCGGCGTCTACTGCCGGCCGTCCTGTGCGGCGCGCCCGGCACGGCGCGAGAACGTCGCTTTCCATGCCACCCAGGCCGCGGCGGTGGCCGCCGGCTTCCGCGCCTGCAAGCGTTGCCAGCCGGACCAGGCGCCGCGCGCGGCGCGCCATGCGGCGCTGGTCGCCGAGGCCTGTCGCCTGATCGAGAGCGCCGAGCAGCCGCCGGATCTGAACTCGCTGGCCGACAGCGCCGGCCTGAGCCCGTTTCACTTCCATCGCGTGTTCAAGCGCATCGTCGGCGTCACGCCCAAGGCCTACGCCGACGCGCGGCGCGCGGCGCGCGTGCGCGACGGACTGGAAGCCGGCGACAGCGTCACGCGCGTGGCCTACGACGCCGGCTTCAACTCCAACGGCCGCTTCTACGATCACGTGCCGCGCGCGCTCGGCATGCAGCCCACGCGTTTTCGCGCCGGTGGCGCCGGCGAGACCATACGCTTCGCGGTCGGACAGTGCGCGCTCGGCGCGATCCTGGTGGCGGCCACCGCGCGCGGCATCTGCACCATCGAACTCGGCGACGACCCGGCGGCGCTGCTGCGCGACTTCGAGGCGCGCTTCAAGGCCGCCACGCTCAAGGGCGGCGACGCCGAATTCGAGCAGTGGGTGGCGCGCGTGGTGGGCTTCGTCGAACAGCCGGCGCTCGGTCTCGACCTGCCGCTGGACGTGCGCGGCACGGCCTTCCAGGCCCGCGTGTGGCAGGCGCTGTGCGCCATTCCGCCGGGCCGTACCGCGAGCTATGCGGAGGTCGCGTCGAGCATCGGCGCGCCGCGTGCGATGCGCGCGGTGGCGCAGGCCTGCGCCGCCAACCCGGTGGCGGTGGCGATTCCCTGTCACCGCGTGATCCGCAACGACGGCGCCTTGTCCGGTTATCGCTGGGGCGTGGAGCGCAAGCGCGCGCTGCTGGCGAGCGAGGTACGCGGTGAGCACTGATGTCGCCGATCTCGATTGGCAACGCGTCGCCGACGATCTCGATGCGCGCGGCGCGGCGCTGCTGCCCGCACTGCTCGATAGCACGCAGTGCGCGGCCGTGGGCGCGCGCTACGACGACAACGCGCAGTTTCGCAGCCGCGTGGTGATGGCGCGCCATGGCTACGGGCGCGGTGAATACCAGTATTTCCGCTACCCTTTGCCGCCGGCCATCGCCACACTGCGCGCGGCGCTGTATGCGCCGCTGGTGCCCATCGCCAATCGCTGGTACGAACGCATGAACCTCGCGCCGCGCTTCCCGGCGCGGCACGACGAGTTCATCGCACGCTGCCATGGCGCCGGCCAGCTGCGGCCGACGCCGCTGCTGCTGCGCTACGGCGAGGGCGACTACAACCACCTGCACCAGGATTTATACGGCGAGCATTTCTTTCCGCTGCAGGTGGCGGTGCTGCTGTCGTCGCCGGGCGAGGATTTCGAAGGCGGTGAGTTCGTGCTGACCGAACAACGCCCGCGCCAGCAGTCGCGGGTCGAAGTCATCGCGCTCGGGCAAGGCGACGCGGTGGTGTTCGCCGTCAATCAGCGTCCGATGGGCGGCACGCGCGGCGATTACCGGGTGACCATGCGCCACGGCGTGAGCCGCCTGCGGCGCGGTCACCGTCACACCCTCGGCATCATTTTTCACGACGCGCTGTAGAGCGGCGTTGCGTCGTCTTGGCGACGCAACGCCAGCGGGCGGGCGCGCTCAGCAGAACGCCGGCATGATCTCGTCGACCAAGAGCTGCTGGCTGTCGGCGGTGGCGGGGAACACGATGTAATACGTGACGCCGGTGTTGGCGATGCGCTCCTCGAGTTCACGCTTGACCTCCTGCGGCGTGCCGAGCAGCGCCACCGGCGCCTTCTGTGCCGCCTCGTAGCTCGGGAAGCCGAGATGGGAAGCGAGCTGGCGCAGGGTCGCGTCGTCCTTGTCGCGCGACAGGCCCAACATCACCAGGCCGCCGAGTTCGATGCTGGACGGCTCGCGCCCGGCCTCGCGCATGAAGCCATGCAGCATGCCGATGCGGCGTTTCAGATCCGCCATGTCGAAGCGCAGCGTGGCGGCCGGATCGTTGACGAAATCCTTGCCGTTGCCGGTCGGCGGAATGAGATTGATGATCGACGCCTCGCGCGCCGCGATGCGCAACAGGCCGGTGCCGGATCCACCCAGCATGATCTGCGGATGGGGCTTGGCGAGCGGCCGCGGGTTGGCGAACAGCTCCTTGATCTCGAAATGCTGGCCGCGATAGTTCGGCACGTCCTGCGTCCACATCGCTTTCAAAACCTGGATGGTCTCGTCGAGCTGGGCGAGGCGTTCCTTGATGGGCGGAAACGGATAACCCGCCGCCAGGTATTCCTTGTCCTGCCAGCCCGCGCCCAGGCCCATGATGAAACGTCCACGGCTGACGTGATCGAGCGTCGCGCCGATCTTGGCCAACAGCGCCGGCGTGCGGAACGAGGCCGCCGCCACCGCCGGCGCCAGGCGTATCTTCGAGGTCACCGCGGCAATCGCGGTCAGGATGGTGAAGCACTCGTTCTGCGGCGTCTGCGGCGTACCGAGCGGCGAGAAGAAATGATCGTTGGTCGACACCGAGTACAGGCCGTCGCGTTCGGCGCGCAGCGCCGCCGCCATCGCTTCGTTGACGTCGCCGGTCGGCAGGAATACACCAAATCGAACTGGATACACGCGTTTCTCCCCTTGTGTTGTGACAGCGCCGCTGTGCCCGGCGGCAGGTCGTGTGCAATGCCTTGCGGGCATTGTGCCGCACGGCGCGCGGCTGCGCACGGTGACGGGGCTTACACCTTTTCGGCACCCGCGCGGCCGTTCAGATGGGCTCGATGGTATCGACCAGCACCACTTCGCAGGCGCCCGCGCCCTGGTCGTTGCGCGTCATCGAACTGCGCCACTGCCAGCCATCGTCGGCATCGACCTTGACCAGGTAACCCTTGAAGCGCAGCTGCTGCCCGGCGCGCACCGATTTCAATTGATCTGCCACCTCGTGGCTGGCTGGCAGCATGTGCATGTTGGCGCTGTGCGAGACGATGTCCTGGGCGGGAATGGGATAGGCGTCGACGCGCCAGGTATAGAAGCGCCCGCCCTGCGAGATCTCGATCGCCGACAGCACCGCGCTGTCGGCCATCGGGCCCCAGCCCATGGCGAGATCGACCGGCGACAGCTCGGCCGCCCGGCCGCTGCGATACCACTCGGCGCCCAGCACGCGGCCCGCGACCTGGAAACTGGCGAGCGGTGTCAACTGGTATTGTTCGGCGCGGATGGCGGGCACGCCGCGCACCGCGCGCTGGATGGGATCGCTGGCGGTGTCGAGGCGCGGACTGAAATCGAAAGCCGGCATGTTCGCAGCCGCGGCGGTGGTGACCGACGGTGCGCCACCGCGCAGCTGGTAGACGGTGTCGATGATGACGCACAGGACGAGGAGCCGTTTGAACATGACCGCGCCGGGGTGAGGGCAATGCCGAAACTAGCGACCCCGGCGGCGCGGGCTTGAGCCGGACCATCAGCCCTGCCAAGCCGTTCGCGGCGACGCGTGCCTACTCCTCGTGCGCGACGCGCCGGATGATGTAGCCGCCGGAACGCTCATCGAGTTCGAGATCCAGCAGCCCGCGCGCCTGCGCCTCCTCCAGCAGCTTGTTGAAGGAGCGCACGCCGTAATAGCTCTCGTTGAATTCCGGGCGACGGCGTTTCAAGGCCTGCTTGATCATCGAGCCCCACAGGATGCCCTCCTCGCCGCGCTCGGTGTGCATGGCGTCGGCGGTCTCGATGATGAGATCGATGCCGGCCTGCAGGCGATCCTCTTCCTTGGCCTTGGGCGCTTCGGCCGCCACCGCTTCGGCCGGCGCGGCCTTGCGCGCCGGCGCGCGGCGCCGCTTGCGGCGATTGTTCTCCTCTTCACGCACGAGGTCGTCGTAGAAGATGAACTCGTCGCAGTTGCGCATCAGTAGATCGGACGTGGAATTCTTGACGCCGACGCCAATCACGGTCTTGGCGTTCTCGCGCAGCTTGCTGACCAAGGGCGAGAAGTCCGAGTCGCCGCTGATGATCACGAAGGTATCGACGTGTGACTTGGTGTAACACAGGTCGAGCGCATCGACCACCATGCGGATGTCGGCCGAATTCTTGCCGGACTGGCGGGCATGCGGGATCTCGATGAGTTCGAACGCCGCCTCGTGCATCTGCTCCTTGAATTCCTTGTAGCGATCCCAGTCGCAATAGGCTTTCTTGACCACGATGCTGCCTTTGACCAGCAAGCGCTCGAGCACGCGGGCAATGTCGAATTTCGCGTACTTCGCATCGCGCACGCCCAGCGCCACGTTTTCGAAATCGCAGAACAGCGCGAGGATTAGATCGTCGTTGTTGGTCATGATTCGGGGTCAGTTATCCTTGGTGGGGGAGAAATCCGCCGAGAAGCGGATGTTGTTCTTGGCGATGCCGTCCAGCACGACCTCGAGACCGCCCGACTTCACCATCCACTCGAGGCGATAGTCGCGATACTCGCGCTTGAACGAGCCGTCGCGCACCAGCGCGTCGAGGCCCTCGAGGGTCGGGATGGCGGCTTCTGCTTCGGCCGCGGTCTGCGCCACCGCCGGCCGCGCATTGACGCGCGCCAGCCACGCCGCCAGCGGCGTGCCTGCTTCCGGCGGATGGCCGAAGCTCGCCGAGCAATTGACATAGGGCACCACCGACAGGTCTGCCCAGCCGAAGCGCCCGCCGCCGAACCGGGCCGCAGGGCAACGCCCCGGGTACTGGTCTTCCAGGTATTCGAGAATGATGGTGGAATCGAACACGCGCGTGTCGCCATCGATGAGGACTGGCACTTCCACGCGCGGCGACGCACCTGCGAAGTCCGCGCTATAGCCCGCGCCGCTGCCCAACCCGTCCGGCACGCGCAGCTCGAAGGGCAGGCCTTTTTCGCGCAGCGCGATCTTGACTTTCTGGCTGTAGGGCGACAGCGGGTGCTCGAACAGGATCATGGCGACTCCATCGGCAGGCGGCTGAATGCTGGCAAGCATACGCCCCGCCGTCACGCCTATCTCATCGGGCGCGCGTCGATGGCGCGCACTCCGTATACTGTCGCGCCATCATGGCTGAACTCGATCACGACCTCGCGCGGGTCTTAACGCGCGTCATGCCCGAATTCGTTTCCCTGGAACGCTGCGCGCGACTGTCGGGCGGCGCCAGCCAGGAAACCTATGCGGTCGACATCCTCACCCGCGACGGTCCGCGACGGCTGGCGCTGCGGCGCGCGCCCGGCGGCGAAATCGATGCCCGCGATTACGGCGGCCCGGGGCTCGCCATCGAGGCGCGGCTGATGACCCTGGCGCGCGACGCCGGTGTGCCGGCGCCCGAGATCGTGCA
This window of the Pseudomonadota bacterium genome carries:
- a CDS encoding class I SAM-dependent methyltransferase, whose protein sequence is MLDRNHSRTAEATAAIRACHLRYDSPLVFADPYAAQLTSPLWRAVAGNPLLYWPIVRGLLGALRPVHGWILVRDQMTVDELEAFVARGGRQYVLLGAGFDSIALRRPAWLADVNIIEIDHPATQAVKLARMAASGARLPLAHFEAVPVDFEREHLGDGLARSSFDANRPAFFAWQGVIYYLSSTAIADTLRHIAAASAPGSELVFDFLLPGFALQQGRGHVLSLTRAVTARMGERYISYHTPEDLERLLAAVGYELVDVQRDLDLEARYCADRRDGLSVMHGFGIARARKR
- a CDS encoding LLM class flavin-dependent oxidoreductase, giving the protein MYPVRFGVFLPTGDVNEAMAAALRAERDGLYSVSTNDHFFSPLGTPQTPQNECFTILTAIAAVTSKIRLAPAVAAASFRTPALLAKIGATLDHVSRGRFIMGLGAGWQDKEYLAAGYPFPPIKERLAQLDETIQVLKAMWTQDVPNYRGQHFEIKELFANPRPLAKPHPQIMLGGSGTGLLRIAAREASIINLIPPTGNGKDFVNDPAATLRFDMADLKRRIGMLHGFMREAGREPSSIELGGLVMLGLSRDKDDATLRQLASHLGFPSYEAAQKAPVALLGTPQEVKRELEERIANTGVTYYIVFPATADSQQLLVDEIMPAFC
- a CDS encoding 2OG-Fe(II) oxygenase, which codes for MSTDVADLDWQRVADDLDARGAALLPALLDSTQCAAVGARYDDNAQFRSRVVMARHGYGRGEYQYFRYPLPPAIATLRAALYAPLVPIANRWYERMNLAPRFPARHDEFIARCHGAGQLRPTPLLLRYGEGDYNHLHQDLYGEHFFPLQVAVLLSSPGEDFEGGEFVLTEQRPRQQSRVEVIALGQGDAVVFAVNQRPMGGTRGDYRVTMRHGVSRLRRGHRHTLGIIFHDAL
- the ada gene encoding bifunctional DNA-binding transcriptional regulator/O6-methylguanine-DNA methyltransferase Ada, with translation MQALNIPRAVPAPRFDDDEARWAAVQARDARADDVFFYSVRTTGVYCRPSCAARPARRENVAFHATQAAAVAAGFRACKRCQPDQAPRAARHAALVAEACRLIESAEQPPDLNSLADSAGLSPFHFHRVFKRIVGVTPKAYADARRAARVRDGLEAGDSVTRVAYDAGFNSNGRFYDHVPRALGMQPTRFRAGGAGETIRFAVGQCALGAILVAATARGICTIELGDDPAALLRDFEARFKAATLKGGDAEFEQWVARVVGFVEQPALGLDLPLDVRGTAFQARVWQALCAIPPGRTASYAEVASSIGAPRAMRAVAQACAANPVAVAIPCHRVIRNDGALSGYRWGVERKRALLASEVRGEH
- a CDS encoding glutathione S-transferase family protein — its product is MILFEHPLSPYSQKVKIALREKGLPFELRVPDGLGSGAGYSADFAGASPRVEVPVLIDGDTRVFDSTIILEYLEDQYPGRCPAARFGGGRFGWADLSVVPYVNCSASFGHPPEAGTPLAAWLARVNARPAVAQTAAEAEAAIPTLEGLDALVRDGSFKREYRDYRLEWMVKSGGLEVVLDGIAKNNIRFSADFSPTKDN
- a CDS encoding NYN domain-containing protein, translated to MTNNDDLILALFCDFENVALGVRDAKYAKFDIARVLERLLVKGSIVVKKAYCDWDRYKEFKEQMHEAAFELIEIPHARQSGKNSADIRMVVDALDLCYTKSHVDTFVIISGDSDFSPLVSKLRENAKTVIGVGVKNSTSDLLMRNCDEFIFYDDLVREEENNRRKRRRAPARKAAPAEAVAAEAPKAKEEDRLQAGIDLIIETADAMHTERGEEGILWGSMIKQALKRRRPEFNESYYGVRSFNKLLEEAQARGLLDLELDERSGGYIIRRVAHEE